From Microbacterium sp. 10M-3C3:
ATCGACCAGGTCGGCTCGATCGAGAACATCCGCGCCGTGATCGAGGAGATCGGGGTCGACCGGATCGACCACGGCACGAACATCGTGGAGGACCCGTCGCTCGTCGCGCTGGCGAAGGAGCGCGGGCTCGGCTTCACGACGTGCCCGGTGTCGAACTCGTTCGTGACCGAGCAGATGAAGTCCGACGAGATCGTGGGGCTCCTGCGCGAGGGCGTCCGCGTGACCGTGAACTCCGACGACCCCGCCTACTTCGGCGCGTACGTCGCGGAGAACTACGTCGCACTCGCCGAGCAGGCCGGGCTCGGGCCCGCCGATCTCGCGCAGCTCGCGGTCAACTCGTTCGAGGTGTCATGGCTGACCCCGTCGCGGAAGGACGCGTACATCGCCGCCGTGCGCGACTACGCCGCAGCCCAGGGCGTGGCGCTCGCGAACTGACGACCATGACGCCCGCCACCTCCACCCCCGGCGCCGCGGCTGCCGACGCGGCGGCGGGCGACGAGGTCGCCGCGAACCAGCGGCTCGGCGCCTACATCCGGCGCGTCCGCCACGCGCGTGGCCTCACGCTCGTGCAGCTCGCCGAGGCGACGGCGCTGTCGCACCCGTTTCTCAGTCAGCTCGAGCGCGGGCTCGCGCAGCCGAGCCTTTCGTCGCTGCGGCGCATCGCCGTGGCGCTGCAGACGAGCCCGATCGAGCTCATCGGAGCCTCGGATGCGCCGGCCGCCGACGCCGTGCCGGTCGAGGTGCACCGCCGCGGCGAGCGGCCGCTGGACGCGACGTTCGCGTCGGGCGCGGCCCGGATGCTCGTGCACGGCGAGCGGCCGCTGCATCCGCTCGAGATGGAGGGGACGAACACCGAGCCCGGCGAGACGTTCGTGCACGGCGAGGACGAGTTCGCGTACGTGCTCGAGGGCGAGGTCGTGTTCGAGCTCGACGGCGCGTGCGAGCAGCTGCGCGCGGGCGATTCGGCGTACTACGCCGGCGGCGTGGCGCACCGCTGGTGGTCGGCGACGGGCGCGCCGTACCGTCTCGTCGTCGTGAAGCAGGGCACACCGATGCGCCTGGGCGAGGAGGACGCATGATCACGCTGCCCGACTACCTGCAGCTGCTGCCGAAGACCGAGCTGCACTGCCACCTCACCTCGACGATGCGGGCGACGACCCTGCAGGAGCTCGCCGGGCGCTACGGCGTCGAGCTGTGGACCGACGACGCCGAGCGGCTGTTCGACTTCGCCGATCTCGTCGACTTCCTGCGGGGCTGGCGCGTCGCGCACGAAGTGCTGCGCACCCCCGACGACATCGCGCGCGTGGCGTGGGAGGGCGTCGAGGACGCGGTGCGCGACGGCAACCTGCGCTACCGCGAGTACTACGTCAACCCGCAGTACTTCGCGCATCACGCGGTCCCGCTGTCGTACACCGACGTCATCGACGCCGTGATCGCGGGGTTGGCGCGGGCTGAGCGCGACTTCGGGGTCGGCTTCCGCGTGGTCGTGGCGATCAACCGGCGCGAGTCGCCGGAGTCGGCCGTCGCGCTCGTGCGCGAGATGATCGCGCACCCGCGGCCCGAGGTCGTCGGCATCGGCCAGGACGACCTGACGCCGGAGAACACCGAGGACCCGC
This genomic window contains:
- a CDS encoding XRE family transcriptional regulator, whose protein sequence is MTPATSTPGAAAADAAAGDEVAANQRLGAYIRRVRHARGLTLVQLAEATALSHPFLSQLERGLAQPSLSSLRRIAVALQTSPIELIGASDAPAADAVPVEVHRRGERPLDATFASGAARMLVHGERPLHPLEMEGTNTEPGETFVHGEDEFAYVLEGEVVFELDGACEQLRAGDSAYYAGGVAHRWWSATGAPYRLVVVKQGTPMRLGEEDA
- the add gene encoding adenosine deaminase encodes the protein MITLPDYLQLLPKTELHCHLTSTMRATTLQELAGRYGVELWTDDAERLFDFADLVDFLRGWRVAHEVLRTPDDIARVAWEGVEDAVRDGNLRYREYYVNPQYFAHHAVPLSYTDVIDAVIAGLARAERDFGVGFRVVVAINRRESPESAVALVREMIAHPRPEVVGIGQDDLTPENTEDPLRFAEAYALAGEHGLMRTAHVGETPSASPENVRAAIEVLGCDRIDHGYRVVDDPAVLALAQERGIGFATTPWSTTICSGWTLDEGHRIRAMVDAGLPISVSTDDALFFRTDLGREYREGLPALGLDAEAAKRIALAGIDMAFCSDAEKARLRAEFRAAFLALGALLEA